CCATGCACAGGTGCTCGGCCTCCACCATCACGGCGACGCCGCGGGGATGCAGCACCGAATCGATCACCTCGGCGATCTGGGCGGTCATCGTTTCCTGGGTTTGGAGCCGGCGCGCGAAGGTGTCGACCACCCGGGCGAGCTTCGAGAGCCCGACGACGCCGCGGCGCGGATAATAGGCGATGTGGGCATGCCCCATGAACGGCACCATGTGGTGCTCGCAATGGGAGTGGAACGGGATGTCGCGTACCAGCACGATGTCGGAATAGCCCTCGACCTCCTCGAACACCCGGTCGAGGATGGCGTCGGCATCCTGGCGGTAGCCCCCAAAAATCTGCTCGTAGGCCTTCACCACCCGCTGCGGCGTCTCGAGCAGGCCCTCGCGCTCCGGATCGTCGCCGGCCCAGCGCAGCAGGGTGCGCACGGCGGCTTCGGCCTCCTGGCGGGTCGGGCGCTCGGTGACGCGCGCCGGCCGGGGGGCGTCGCTGCGCTTGTCGGCCGCCTCCGGGGACCGGACCGACAAGGACTTCAGCACCGCGTCCATCACGCCTCCAAGATCGAGACCGCCCCCGTCGGGCAGCCATGCCGGGACCGAAAGATGCGCCCCGATCCGGCCGCGCCTCGCACCGCCCGGCAACCGTGCCTATATCGGAAATCCGTCCGGCGCGCGCAATGCACCGGGCGCGCAGCAGGTCACCGCGTCCGAACCCATCCTTCCGTCAAGCCAAAGTCAGACCGGTTCGGTCAAGTCCGATTCGTCCGTCCCGCGGCCCCTCTCGTCCAAAGTACGAATGCCATGCTCGACGACATCTACAATGCCCGCATCCTCGCCCTCGCGGCGGACATCCCCCGCCTCGGCCGCCTGCCGCGCCCGGGGGCGAGCGCGTCCAAGCACTCGAAGCTGTGCGGCTCGACCGTGACGGTCGATCTCGTCGCCGAGGGCGGCACGGTCACCGACTTCGCCCACGACGTGAAGGCCTGCGCGCTCGGCCAGGCCGCCTCCTCGCTGATGGCCCGTCACGTGGTCGGGGCGAGCGCCGAGGAACTGCGCGCACTTCGCGAGACCGTGCGGCGGATGCTGAAGGAGAACGGGCCGGCCCCGGAGGGGAAGTTCGCCGATTTCGCGGTGCTGGAGCCGGTG
This sequence is a window from Methylobacterium sp. SyP6R. Protein-coding genes within it:
- a CDS encoding iron-sulfur cluster assembly scaffold protein — translated: MLDDIYNARILALAADIPRLGRLPRPGASASKHSKLCGSTVTVDLVAEGGTVTDFAHDVKACALGQAASSLMARHVVGASAEELRALRETVRRMLKENGPAPEGKFADFAVLEPVRDFKARHASTLLTFDAVVDALDQIAAQKEAVPA
- the folE gene encoding GTP cyclohydrolase I FolE, translating into MDAVLKSLSVRSPEAADKRSDAPRPARVTERPTRQEAEAAVRTLLRWAGDDPEREGLLETPQRVVKAYEQIFGGYRQDADAILDRVFEEVEGYSDIVLVRDIPFHSHCEHHMVPFMGHAHIAYYPRRGVVGLSKLARVVDTFARRLQTQETMTAQIAEVIDSVLHPRGVAVMVEAEHLCMAMRGVQKSGVSTITTQFTGVFKQDPTEQVRFLTLVRDRR